One window of Flavobacteriales bacterium genomic DNA carries:
- a CDS encoding gliding motility-associated C-terminal domain-containing protein, with product MSAGVYTYTINVPPPCVNVSSTVTVAVQAPPDAGSDGSLTLCISSPASDLFTALGGSPDTGGTWSGPSAIAGGSFDPATMNAGDYTYTVAGISPCPADNAVVTVTVVAAPDAGTPGSITLCASDVAIDLFGELGGTPDAGGAWAGPSTVSGGQFDPATMSAGVYTYTINVPPPCVNVSSTVTVAVQAPPDAGSDGSLTLCISSPASDLFTALGGSPDTGGTWSGPSAITGGSFDPATMNAGDYTYTVAGISPCPADNAVVTVTVVAAPDAGTPGSITLCASDVAIDLFGELGGTPDAGGAWAGPSTVSGGQFDPATMSAGVYTYTINVPPPCVNVSSTVTVAVQAPPDAGSDGVLTLCISSPASDLFAALGGSPDPGGTWSGPSAVTGGQFDPATMNAGDYTYTVAGNSPCPADNAVATVTVSTEPDPGDDDILNLCAAGDPLDLFPVLGGADIGGSWTGPSGGSFNGTFIPGTSAAGNYTYTIPGAAPCPSVSAVLSVNVVSNADAGGDGSIALCSSADAISLFTRLQGTPDTGGDWLAPNGSPFSGTFNALSDATGMYTYVVIVPTPCVNDTAQVLVDVTLAVDAGIDSMITLCSSNAAIDLMSQLGGSPDEGGTWSGPGGTSSQTFYPASGTPGNYTYTVQGTAPCPNATANITIAVNRMPDAGTNGSLSLCPEAAATNMFASLGGAPDTGGTWTSPGGIPHSNMFDPATDLPGTYTYTVSGTAPCPDDHSTATVHIFFVPLPNAGSDAVSCTLGGQLNATGTWSTGQWSGASGTTITDNDSASTTISANAGGAYDFVWSTVSAEGCASADTVRITFTGAILPSTIVTETLCNGSCDGTASATAVGGNVDSTGYSYQWSAGTGGNTPLGTGFCAGNYSVTVLDTNGCAATSNFTIIEPVPLEIDLITTTDALCPGSCDGTILITDPEGTQYSMDNGSTSQTANLFTGICPGAYTVTMFNANGCSATGTAIIGSPEPVRAGFSVHPDTLFINDPTAAFTNTSSANATQFLWDFGDGTTSTEINPVHDFPMGNAEVYEVCLTAMTDNGCPDIHCVPLPVLELPSIFVPNAFTPDGDGRNDVFSVQGTGIIAHGFSFMIFNRWGERIFDTTDPTASWDGKLNGSLVKSDVYVWKVTAYFFNSIEPFEATGHVTLLK from the coding sequence ATGAGCGCTGGCGTGTACACCTACACCATCAACGTACCACCACCTTGCGTGAACGTCTCCAGCACCGTCACAGTCGCCGTGCAGGCGCCGCCCGATGCGGGCAGCGATGGTTCGCTCACGTTGTGCATCAGCAGTCCGGCCAGCGATCTCTTCACGGCTTTGGGCGGAAGCCCCGACACCGGTGGAACATGGAGCGGACCCAGCGCGATCGCCGGTGGATCCTTCGACCCTGCTACCATGAACGCGGGTGACTACACCTACACAGTAGCAGGAATCTCGCCTTGCCCGGCGGATAACGCGGTGGTAACGGTGACCGTGGTCGCCGCACCTGATGCCGGAACACCCGGCAGCATCACGCTCTGTGCCTCCGATGTCGCCATCGATCTGTTCGGAGAGCTTGGCGGCACCCCTGATGCCGGTGGTGCTTGGGCCGGCCCCAGCACCGTGTCCGGCGGGCAGTTCGATCCGGCGACGATGAGCGCTGGCGTGTACACCTACACCATCAACGTACCACCACCTTGCGTGAACGTCTCCAGCACCGTCACAGTCGCCGTGCAGGCGCCGCCCGATGCGGGCAGCGATGGTTCGCTCACGTTGTGCATCAGCAGTCCGGCCAGCGATCTCTTCACGGCTTTGGGCGGAAGCCCCGACACCGGTGGAACATGGAGCGGACCCAGCGCGATCACCGGCGGGTCCTTCGACCCTGCTACCATGAACGCGGGTGACTACACCTACACAGTAGCAGGAATCTCGCCTTGCCCGGCGGATAACGCGGTGGTAACGGTGACCGTGGTCGCCGCACCTGATGCCGGAACACCCGGCAGCATCACGCTCTGTGCCTCCGATGTCGCCATCGATCTGTTCGGAGAGCTTGGTGGCACCCCTGATGCCGGTGGTGCTTGGGCCGGCCCCAGCACCGTGTCCGGCGGGCAGTTCGATCCGGCGACGATGAGCGCTGGCGTGTACACCTACACCATCAACGTACCACCGCCTTGCGTGAACGTCTCCAGCACCGTTACCGTGGCCGTGCAAGCGCCGCCCGATGCAGGCAGCGATGGTGTACTCACACTCTGCATCAGCAGTCCGGCCAGCGATCTCTTCGCCGCCTTGGGCGGAAGCCCCGACCCCGGTGGAACATGGAGCGGACCGAGCGCGGTCACCGGCGGACAATTTGACCCCGCCACCATGAATGCGGGCGATTACACATACACCGTGGCCGGAAACTCTCCCTGCCCGGCGGACAATGCAGTGGCAACGGTGACTGTTTCAACCGAACCGGATCCCGGTGACGACGACATCCTCAATCTCTGTGCAGCCGGTGATCCATTGGACCTGTTCCCCGTGCTTGGTGGGGCTGACATTGGTGGAAGTTGGACCGGCCCTTCCGGTGGTTCGTTCAATGGGACCTTCATTCCCGGCACATCCGCTGCGGGCAACTATACCTACACCATCCCGGGGGCCGCCCCTTGCCCGTCGGTCAGTGCCGTTCTCTCAGTGAACGTGGTGAGCAACGCGGATGCGGGCGGGGACGGCTCCATTGCGCTCTGTTCCTCTGCGGATGCGATCTCCCTCTTCACCCGCTTGCAGGGTACCCCGGATACGGGCGGCGATTGGCTCGCGCCTAACGGAAGTCCGTTCAGTGGAACATTCAATGCTTTGTCGGATGCCACAGGAATGTACACGTATGTGGTCATCGTACCGACCCCCTGCGTGAACGACACGGCCCAAGTACTGGTGGACGTGACCTTGGCGGTCGATGCGGGGATCGACAGCATGATCACGCTTTGTTCGAGCAACGCAGCGATCGACCTGATGAGCCAATTAGGCGGTTCCCCGGATGAAGGCGGCACATGGAGCGGCCCGGGAGGTACAAGCAGTCAGACCTTCTATCCGGCATCCGGGACACCCGGGAATTACACGTACACCGTGCAAGGAACAGCACCGTGCCCCAATGCCACCGCCAACATCACGATCGCGGTGAACCGCATGCCGGACGCAGGCACCAATGGTTCCCTATCGCTATGCCCGGAGGCGGCTGCCACGAACATGTTCGCATCCCTTGGTGGCGCCCCGGACACCGGCGGAACGTGGACCTCGCCGGGCGGAATTCCACATAGCAACATGTTCGATCCGGCGACCGACTTGCCAGGAACATACACCTACACTGTTTCCGGAACGGCCCCTTGTCCGGACGATCATTCCACGGCAACGGTACACATCTTCTTTGTGCCACTGCCTAACGCCGGAAGCGATGCGGTAAGCTGCACCTTGGGCGGCCAGTTGAACGCCACGGGTACATGGAGCACGGGACAATGGAGTGGCGCTTCAGGGACGACCATCACAGATAACGATTCCGCATCCACCACTATCTCTGCCAACGCAGGCGGGGCCTATGACTTCGTCTGGAGCACCGTCAGTGCCGAAGGTTGCGCCAGCGCGGACACGGTGCGGATCACTTTCACGGGTGCGATCCTCCCCTCCACCATCGTCACTGAAACCCTGTGCAACGGATCATGCGACGGCACAGCGAGCGCCACGGCCGTCGGCGGAAACGTGGACAGCACAGGATACAGCTACCAATGGTCGGCAGGCACCGGGGGCAACACGCCCTTGGGCACCGGTTTCTGCGCCGGCAACTATTCGGTGACCGTTCTGGACACCAACGGCTGCGCTGCCACCAGCAACTTCACAATAATCGAACCCGTGCCGTTGGAGATCGACCTGATCACCACCACGGACGCTTTGTGCCCCGGCAGTTGCGACGGCACTATCCTGATCACCGATCCGGAAGGCACACAGTACAGCATGGACAACGGTAGCACTTCGCAAACCGCGAACCTCTTCACCGGCATCTGCCCCGGGGCCTACACGGTGACCATGTTCAATGCCAATGGGTGCAGCGCCACCGGCACGGCGATCATCGGCAGCCCGGAACCGGTGCGGGCGGGCTTCTCCGTGCATCCGGACACGCTCTTCATCAACGACCCGACCGCTGCGTTCACCAACACATCCAGTGCGAATGCGACCCAATTCCTCTGGGATTTCGGCGATGGCACGACCAGTACGGAGATCAACCCGGTACACGATTTCCCCATGGGTAATGCGGAGGTGTATGAGGTCTGCCTCACGGCGATGACCGACAATGGCTGCCCGGACATCCATTGCGTGCCGTTGCCGGTCCTCGAACTTCCTTCGATCTTCGTACCCAATGCGTTCACTCCGGACGGTGATGGCAGGAATGACGTGTTCAGCGTCCAAGGCACGGGGATCATCGCCCACGGCTTCAGCTTCATGATCTTCAACCGCTGGGGCGAAAGGATCTTCGACACCACGGACCCCACGGCCAGCTGGGACGGCAAGTTGAACGGTTCATTGGTGAAGAGCGATGTGTATGTGTGGAAGGTGACCGCCTACTTCTTCAACAGCATCGAGCCTTTCGAGGCAACCGGGCATGTGACCCTCTTGAAGTAA
- a CDS encoding FAD binding domain-containing protein — MTEFILNDRTIRTSAEPGTTLLDVIRYHEHLPGTKIGCREGDCGACTVLMGTLRNDRVEYRSMTSCLLALANVHGKHIVTVEGLTDPLEHGAGVEKLSPVQQAMVDQGATQCGICTPGFVVSLSGCCLSHEVVTPELAVRSIDGNICRCTGYKSIERAAADVAEQLAKKNVEDPVAWSVANGFVPGYFSEIGERLRALVGAPDNGQRTTDNAALLSGGTDLYVQKHDTMHHAPIRSVFNDEGLKGIRIEGDECVIGGAIVANDLLASKELRERFPNLEKHVLLVSSTPIRNMGTLAGNFVNASPIGDLTAFFIALDSTITLERSAGGVTPASSRGRAHDARFLKLKDLYKGYKDLDKSPEEILTSVRFKLPTQHTRFNFEKVSKRTYLDIASVNSAIRLEMDGHTIREAFISAGGVAPVPKFLTNTAAFLAGKEASPETVRNAVAVMNDEIAPISDARGTADYKRLLLRQLFFAHFMVLFPERFKLKELV; from the coding sequence ATGACCGAGTTCATCCTGAACGATCGTACGATCCGCACTAGCGCCGAACCCGGCACCACACTGCTGGACGTGATCCGCTACCACGAGCATCTTCCGGGCACCAAGATCGGCTGCCGCGAAGGCGACTGCGGAGCTTGCACCGTGCTCATGGGCACGCTGCGCAACGACCGCGTGGAATACCGCTCGATGACCTCCTGCCTATTGGCCTTGGCCAATGTACATGGTAAGCACATCGTGACAGTGGAAGGTCTCACCGATCCTTTGGAACACGGTGCGGGCGTGGAAAAGCTAAGCCCCGTGCAACAGGCGATGGTGGACCAGGGAGCCACGCAATGCGGTATTTGCACACCGGGCTTCGTGGTCTCGTTGAGCGGCTGTTGCCTTTCACATGAAGTCGTGACGCCGGAACTCGCCGTGCGCTCCATCGACGGCAACATCTGTAGGTGTACGGGCTACAAAAGCATCGAGCGCGCAGCCGCGGATGTCGCGGAGCAACTGGCCAAGAAGAATGTGGAGGACCCTGTGGCCTGGAGCGTCGCAAATGGCTTTGTTCCCGGCTACTTCTCGGAAATCGGAGAACGGCTGCGAGCGCTGGTAGGCGCGCCGGACAACGGACAACGGACAACTGACAACGCGGCCCTTCTTTCCGGCGGCACCGACCTCTACGTGCAGAAACACGACACCATGCACCATGCACCGATCCGTTCGGTGTTCAACGACGAAGGCTTGAAGGGCATCCGCATCGAGGGCGATGAATGCGTCATCGGCGGGGCCATCGTTGCGAACGACCTCTTGGCTTCGAAAGAACTTCGCGAGCGCTTCCCGAATTTGGAAAAGCACGTACTGCTCGTGAGCTCTACGCCAATTCGCAACATGGGCACACTGGCTGGGAATTTCGTGAACGCCTCGCCCATCGGTGACCTCACCGCCTTCTTCATCGCGCTCGACAGCACGATTACGCTGGAGCGCAGCGCGGGCGGTGTCACCCCGGCCTCGAGCCGGGGTCGCGCACATGATGCACGATTTCTGAAACTCAAAGACCTCTACAAAGGCTACAAGGATCTTGATAAATCTCCGGAAGAGATCCTCACATCCGTTCGTTTCAAACTGCCCACGCAGCACACGCGCTTCAACTTCGAGAAAGTGAGCAAGCGGACCTACTTGGACATTGCCAGCGTGAACAGCGCGATCCGGCTGGAGATGGACGGACACACGATCCGCGAAGCTTTCATAAGCGCCGGTGGCGTGGCGCCCGTGCCGAAATTCCTCACGAACACCGCCGCCTTCCTTGCGGGAAAAGAGGCATCACCGGAGACCGTACGCAACGCCGTGGCCGTGATGAACGATGAGATCGCGCCGATCAGCGATGCGCGCGGCACCGCGGATTACAAACGTCTCTTGTTGCGCCAATTGTTCTTTGCGCATTTCATGGTGCTCTTCCCGGAGCGGTTCAAACTGAAGGAACTGGTATGA
- a CDS encoding molybdopterin-dependent oxidoreductase produces the protein MKNVDSAFHVTGRSIYLDDIPVQQGTLYALPYDAPSAHAHVKQLDLNKALAVPGVVRILTYKDVPGENQIGGIIPDEPLFVEKEIHFWGMPVALIIATSEDVARQARKLISIELEELPVITDPREARAKGELIIPPRRFQLGDTKKAWDKCAHVFEGRADTNGQEHLYIETQGAYAYPTEHGSIRISSSTQGPTAVQKTVARVLGVPMHKVEVDVTRLGGGFGGKEDQASAWAALVAMAAFVLKKPIKFSMHRMDDMRMTGKRHPYSSDFKIGFDKDLKIVAYEATFHQNAGASADLSPAVMERTLFHATNAYHVPNVDVTAYCCRTNLPPNTAFRGFGGPQGMFVMEAAIAKAAQELGVGAREIQKRNLIKEGSEFSYGQIADHVLAKEAWELAEKTFDFDKQQAEIDAFNAKTETHKKGMAIMPICFGISFTNTPMNHARALVHVYQDGSVGVSTGGVEMGQGLNTKMVQVAAAVFGIGMERIKLESTNTTRVANTSPSAASATADLNGKALEIGCNAILERIKEKASRILKSKPEAITIENEAVLNNGKTTDIDWKQLVYQCHWDRVNLSESGHYATPNIHYDKAKEKGHPFAYHVYGTAAVMVTVDCIRGTYVVDAVKLVHDFGKRMNDAVDIGQIEGGVVQGLGWMTMEEIVYNDKGKLLSNALSTYKVPDIHSVPKEITIEALPTDGHPLAIRRSKAVGEPPLMYGIGVYFAIQNAIKAFRPDARMVFDAPYTPEKVLMSFYA, from the coding sequence ATGAAGAACGTGGATAGCGCGTTCCACGTCACGGGGCGTTCGATCTACTTGGATGACATCCCCGTGCAACAAGGCACATTGTATGCGCTGCCATACGATGCGCCCTCGGCCCATGCGCACGTTAAACAGCTCGACTTGAACAAGGCGTTGGCCGTTCCCGGCGTCGTGCGGATCCTCACCTACAAGGACGTTCCGGGCGAGAACCAGATCGGAGGCATCATTCCGGATGAACCGCTTTTCGTTGAAAAAGAGATCCATTTCTGGGGCATGCCTGTTGCGCTCATCATCGCGACTTCTGAAGATGTTGCGAGGCAAGCACGAAAGCTCATCAGCATCGAATTGGAAGAGTTGCCTGTGATCACCGATCCGCGCGAGGCACGTGCGAAAGGCGAGCTGATCATTCCACCGCGCAGATTCCAACTTGGCGATACAAAGAAGGCGTGGGACAAATGCGCGCACGTCTTCGAAGGCCGCGCGGATACCAACGGACAAGAGCACCTCTACATCGAAACGCAAGGCGCGTACGCCTATCCAACTGAGCATGGCAGCATTCGAATCAGCAGTAGCACACAAGGTCCAACTGCAGTGCAGAAAACCGTTGCGCGTGTGTTAGGCGTGCCCATGCACAAAGTTGAAGTGGACGTTACCCGTTTGGGCGGCGGCTTCGGCGGGAAAGAAGATCAGGCATCCGCATGGGCGGCATTGGTGGCCATGGCCGCGTTCGTGTTGAAGAAACCGATAAAGTTCAGCATGCACCGCATGGACGACATGCGCATGACCGGTAAGCGGCATCCGTACAGCAGCGACTTCAAGATCGGCTTCGACAAGGACCTGAAGATCGTGGCCTACGAAGCCACGTTCCACCAGAACGCCGGTGCTTCAGCGGACCTCTCCCCTGCCGTGATGGAGCGGACACTCTTCCACGCGACCAACGCCTACCACGTCCCGAACGTGGATGTGACAGCGTATTGCTGCCGCACGAACCTGCCGCCCAACACGGCTTTTCGCGGGTTTGGTGGACCGCAGGGCATGTTCGTGATGGAAGCTGCCATCGCGAAAGCCGCGCAGGAACTGGGTGTGGGCGCACGCGAGATCCAGAAGCGCAATTTGATCAAGGAAGGCAGTGAGTTCAGCTATGGCCAGATCGCCGACCATGTCTTGGCGAAAGAAGCTTGGGAGTTGGCTGAAAAGACCTTCGACTTCGACAAGCAGCAAGCGGAGATCGATGCCTTCAACGCGAAGACCGAGACGCACAAGAAGGGCATGGCGATCATGCCGATCTGTTTCGGGATCTCGTTCACAAACACGCCGATGAACCATGCGCGAGCGCTGGTGCATGTGTACCAGGACGGCAGCGTGGGCGTAAGCACCGGTGGCGTGGAGATGGGCCAGGGTCTTAACACCAAAATGGTGCAAGTGGCGGCGGCAGTTTTCGGCATCGGCATGGAACGCATCAAGCTGGAAAGCACCAACACCACACGCGTTGCGAACACCAGTCCCAGCGCCGCAAGCGCTACGGCGGACCTGAACGGCAAAGCGCTGGAGATCGGCTGCAACGCCATTCTGGAGCGCATTAAAGAGAAGGCATCAAGGATCCTCAAGAGCAAACCGGAAGCGATCACGATCGAAAATGAAGCAGTGCTCAACAACGGAAAAACCACAGACATCGACTGGAAACAGCTGGTATACCAATGCCACTGGGATCGTGTGAACCTCAGCGAGAGCGGCCACTACGCCACGCCGAACATTCATTACGACAAAGCGAAGGAGAAAGGCCATCCGTTCGCTTACCACGTCTATGGCACCGCAGCTGTGATGGTCACGGTGGATTGCATTCGTGGCACTTACGTTGTGGATGCAGTGAAGCTGGTCCACGACTTCGGCAAACGCATGAACGACGCGGTGGACATCGGCCAGATCGAAGGCGGCGTGGTGCAAGGCCTCGGCTGGATGACGATGGAGGAGATCGTCTACAACGACAAAGGCAAGCTCCTCAGCAACGCGCTGAGCACGTACAAGGTGCCGGACATCCACAGCGTGCCGAAGGAGATCACGATCGAGGCGCTACCGACCGACGGCCATCCGCTGGCCATCCGCCGCAGCAAGGCCGTGGGTGAACCGCCGTTGATGTATGGGATCGGGGTGTACTTCGCGATCCAGAACGCGATCAAAGCCTTCCGGCCGGATGCACGCATGGTGTTCGACGCGCCGTACACGCCGGAGAAGGTCCTAATGTCATTCTATGCATAG
- a CDS encoding phosphoenolpyruvate kinase, translating into MATSISSKDKSRILASLGKANKAFQQIYPGDKPDRQPVHTVYGGADLFTAETAQKMANAALKTFTENAADFTEFARAIELPGYDKLPKKLSAQMFEEKRLDKLAASKTQQHLYKADPNWLAHATYNKVIHKLRTEALEDFRIDFEDGFGNRSWEEEDATAAQAAVEVAKGMKAKSLPPFIGIRIKPFTEDLKERGARTLDIFLTTLASKTGGKLPNNFVVMLPKVSIPEQITALVQLFEVIEANTKIAKGALKMEMMVETTQATIGADGSNPLRRFVLASKGRMIATAFGTYDYTAANNITAKYQDMGHAVCDFAHMMMKVALGATGIWLSDGATNVMPIGPHRGAKLTPKQRAENKAVIHRNWKKAYDHTRHSLWKGLYQGWDLNPAQFPMRYAAVYSFFLESYDDAAARLKAFVERAARATLTSDVFDDAATGQGLLNYFLRGLNCGAISEEEALATGLSLAEIRTRSFLKILEGRRERR; encoded by the coding sequence ATGGCAACAAGCATTTCATCCAAAGACAAGTCCCGCATCCTCGCCTCCCTCGGCAAGGCCAACAAAGCCTTCCAGCAGATCTACCCCGGCGACAAGCCCGACCGCCAACCAGTACACACCGTTTACGGCGGTGCCGATCTTTTCACTGCCGAGACCGCGCAGAAAATGGCCAATGCCGCGCTGAAAACCTTCACGGAGAACGCCGCCGACTTCACCGAATTCGCCCGCGCCATTGAGCTGCCCGGCTATGACAAGCTGCCGAAGAAGTTGAGCGCGCAAATGTTCGAGGAGAAGCGTTTGGACAAGCTCGCTGCGAGCAAGACCCAACAACATCTCTACAAGGCAGATCCGAATTGGCTGGCGCACGCCACCTACAACAAGGTGATCCACAAGCTGCGCACCGAAGCGCTGGAGGATTTCCGCATCGACTTCGAGGACGGTTTCGGCAACCGCAGCTGGGAGGAGGAGGACGCCACCGCCGCACAGGCCGCTGTGGAAGTCGCGAAAGGCATGAAAGCGAAATCACTGCCGCCGTTCATCGGCATCCGCATCAAACCCTTCACCGAGGACCTGAAGGAACGCGGCGCGCGCACGCTTGACATCTTCTTAACCACACTCGCCAGCAAGACCGGCGGCAAACTCCCGAACAACTTCGTGGTGATGCTGCCCAAAGTGTCCATCCCCGAGCAGATCACCGCGCTGGTGCAACTCTTCGAAGTGATCGAGGCCAACACCAAGATCGCCAAGGGCGCGCTGAAGATGGAGATGATGGTGGAGACCACGCAGGCCACGATCGGCGCCGATGGCAGCAACCCGCTACGCCGTTTCGTGCTCGCCAGCAAGGGCCGCATGATCGCCACGGCCTTCGGCACCTACGACTACACCGCCGCCAACAACATCACCGCGAAGTACCAGGACATGGGCCACGCCGTCTGCGATTTCGCGCACATGATGATGAAGGTCGCGCTCGGCGCCACCGGCATCTGGCTCAGCGATGGCGCCACCAACGTCATGCCCATCGGTCCGCACCGCGGCGCCAAACTCACGCCGAAGCAACGCGCCGAGAACAAGGCCGTGATCCACCGCAACTGGAAAAAGGCGTACGACCACACGCGCCACTCGCTCTGGAAGGGCCTCTACCAAGGCTGGGACCTCAACCCCGCGCAATTCCCCATGCGCTACGCCGCCGTCTACAGCTTCTTCCTGGAGAGCTACGACGATGCCGCCGCGCGCCTCAAAGCCTTCGTGGAACGCGCCGCACGCGCCACGCTCACCAGCGATGTCTTCGACGATGCCGCCACCGGTCAGGGCCTGCTCAACTATTTCTTGCGCGGCCTCAATTGCGGCGCGATCAGCGAGGAAGAGGCACTGGCCACCGGGCTTTCGTTGGCGGAGATCCGGACGCGGTCGTTCCTGAAGATCTTGGAAGGCAGAAGGGAACGCAGATGA
- the uraH gene encoding hydroxyisourate hydrolase, which yields MSTISTHVLDTARGIPAQGIRITLQRSTAEHTWEDLAMGSTNADGRIPDLLPKDSKLAEGIYRMRFDVSAYFSEHKTKSFYPYIEVVFELGADGHYHVPLLLSPYGYSTYRGS from the coding sequence ATGAGCACGATATCCACCCACGTCCTCGATACCGCCCGCGGCATCCCCGCCCAAGGCATTCGCATTACCCTGCAACGCTCCACTGCCGAGCATACGTGGGAGGACCTCGCCATGGGCAGCACCAACGCCGATGGCCGCATCCCGGACCTCCTGCCCAAGGACAGCAAACTCGCCGAAGGCATCTACCGCATGCGTTTCGATGTCTCGGCCTACTTCAGCGAGCACAAGACCAAGAGCTTCTACCCCTACATCGAAGTAGTGTTCGAACTCGGCGCGGATGGCCACTATCATGTGCCGTTGTTGTTGAGCCCTTATGGGTACTCAACGTATCGGGGGAGCTGA
- the uraD gene encoding 2-oxo-4-hydroxy-4-carboxy-5-ureidoimidazoline decarboxylase, whose amino-acid sequence MNIDQLNRLSEADATAAFEQCCGAAEWVERMVYSRPFDSLGEVLETSDTIWEECDVDDYEEAFTHHPKIGDVDSLAKKYANTKTWATGEQKGMESADRAVIEKLAEGNTAYEEKFGHIFIVNATGKSAAEMLALLEARMKNDPKDEIHIAAGEQNKITKLRLKKLLA is encoded by the coding sequence ATGAACATCGATCAACTCAACCGCCTCTCGGAAGCTGATGCCACTGCGGCCTTCGAGCAATGCTGTGGTGCCGCCGAATGGGTGGAGCGCATGGTGTACTCCCGCCCTTTCGATAGTCTCGGCGAAGTGCTGGAGACCAGCGACACCATCTGGGAGGAATGCGACGTGGACGACTACGAGGAAGCCTTCACGCACCACCCGAAGATCGGGGATGTGGATAGCCTCGCCAAGAAGTACGCCAACACGAAAACGTGGGCGACTGGCGAGCAAAAAGGCATGGAAAGCGCCGACCGTGCCGTGATCGAAAAACTCGCAGAAGGCAACACGGCCTACGAAGAGAAGTTCGGGCACATCTTCATCGTGAACGCCACGGGCAAAAGCGCAGCCGAAATGCTGGCTCTGTTAGAAGCACGCATGAAGAACGACCCCAAGGACGAGATCCACATCGCAGCGGGGGAGCAGAACAAGATCACGAAGCTGCGGTTGAAGAAATTGCTGGCGTGA
- the alc gene encoding allantoicase: MKDQQAPAFTHLINLAAERFGAKVLWCTDDFFAEKENLIKPEKAIFIPEKFTERGKWMDGWESRRKRTEGHDEAVIQLGAAGVIKGFDVDTSHFLGNQPQYCTIEACYAPDGDWEKATWVEVLGKTMLNPGSQHLLDVDSVRTMHASSGLATHVKLHIYPDGGVARLRVYGEVKRDWNAVAPTEVMDLASAQNGALAIQCNDMFFSHMNNLLMPGRGVNMGDGWETKRNRTPGNRDWVIVRLAHKGILKKALIDTCHFKGNYPDSFRLEGCMSETDDLSSAKWSTLIERTKLQAHHEHPYEKELVCKEPVSHVRLNIFPDGGVSRMRLWGIIV, encoded by the coding sequence ATGAAAGACCAACAAGCCCCCGCCTTCACCCACCTCATCAACCTCGCTGCCGAGCGCTTTGGGGCCAAGGTGCTGTGGTGTACCGATGATTTCTTCGCCGAGAAGGAGAACCTGATCAAACCGGAGAAGGCCATCTTCATCCCGGAGAAATTCACTGAACGCGGCAAGTGGATGGACGGCTGGGAAAGCCGCCGCAAGCGCACCGAAGGCCACGACGAGGCCGTGATCCAGCTCGGTGCCGCCGGGGTCATCAAAGGCTTCGATGTGGACACGTCCCACTTCTTGGGCAACCAACCGCAGTACTGCACCATCGAGGCATGCTACGCCCCTGACGGGGACTGGGAAAAAGCCACGTGGGTTGAGGTGCTTGGCAAGACCATGCTCAACCCGGGGAGTCAGCATCTCCTGGACGTGGACAGCGTAAGGACGATGCATGCATCGTCCGGGCTGGCCACACATGTGAAGCTCCACATCTACCCGGACGGCGGTGTGGCAAGGCTCCGCGTCTACGGCGAAGTGAAACGCGATTGGAACGCCGTAGCACCCACCGAGGTCATGGACTTAGCATCAGCCCAGAACGGCGCTCTCGCCATCCAGTGCAACGACATGTTCTTCAGCCACATGAACAACTTGCTGATGCCCGGCCGCGGCGTCAATATGGGCGACGGCTGGGAGACCAAGCGCAACCGCACGCCCGGCAACCGTGATTGGGTGATCGTCCGTCTCGCGCACAAGGGCATCCTGAAAAAAGCGCTGATCGACACCTGCCACTTCAAAGGCAACTACCCGGACAGCTTCAGGCTGGAAGGCTGCATGAGCGAAACCGATGATCTTTCCAGCGCCAAGTGGAGCACCCTTATCGAGCGCACCAAGCTGCAGGCCCACCACGAGCACCCTTACGAAAAGGAGCTGGTTTGCAAGGAACCGGTGTCGCACGTACGTTTGAACATCTTTCCCGACGGAGGCGTGAGCCGGATGCGGCTGTGGGGGATTATCGTTTGA